In Synechococcus sp. KORDI-52, one genomic interval encodes:
- a CDS encoding RpoD/SigA family RNA polymerase sigma factor: MSTASKPLETQRRRSSDPVSWYLATIGRIPLLTAAEEIELGNQVQAMMALTEDGSREFEDGELTTAQRRLLRIGRRAKERMMKANLRLVVSVAKKYQGKGLELLDLIQEGSLGLERAVEKFDPTRGYKFSTYAFWWIRQSMTRAIACQSRTIRLPVHLSERLTTIRKVSLDLAHKLGAMPSRVEIAEAMDIPLDELDSLLRQALTTSSLDAPVNGEEGRSFLGDLIADSSLDEPLDIVEQRIHHEQLGRWLSHLSEQEQHVLRMRFGLEGNERHTLAEIGRLMEVSRERVRQVELKALRKLRNLTRRLPSGI; this comes from the coding sequence GTGTCCACAGCTTCCAAGCCGCTGGAGACGCAACGCCGGCGCAGCAGCGATCCCGTCAGCTGGTACCTCGCCACCATTGGCAGAATTCCTCTGCTTACAGCAGCGGAAGAAATCGAACTGGGCAATCAGGTCCAGGCGATGATGGCTCTCACTGAGGACGGCTCGCGTGAGTTTGAGGATGGGGAACTCACAACAGCGCAGCGCCGCCTTCTGAGGATCGGTCGCCGCGCCAAAGAGCGGATGATGAAGGCCAATCTCCGTCTCGTGGTGAGCGTTGCCAAGAAATATCAGGGAAAGGGTCTGGAGTTGCTCGACCTGATTCAGGAGGGATCTCTCGGGTTGGAACGGGCTGTTGAGAAATTCGATCCAACCAGGGGTTACAAGTTTTCCACCTATGCCTTCTGGTGGATTCGCCAGAGCATGACGCGCGCCATTGCCTGTCAGTCGCGCACGATTCGATTGCCCGTCCATCTGAGTGAACGGCTCACCACCATTCGCAAGGTCAGCCTCGATCTCGCCCACAAGCTCGGAGCCATGCCCAGCCGTGTGGAGATCGCTGAAGCCATGGACATTCCGCTTGATGAATTGGATTCACTGCTCCGCCAGGCCCTGACCACCAGCAGCCTGGATGCTCCAGTCAACGGTGAGGAGGGGCGCAGCTTCCTTGGCGATTTGATCGCCGATTCGTCCCTCGATGAACCCCTCGACATCGTGGAGCAGCGGATTCACCATGAACAACTGGGACGCTGGTTGAGCCATCTCAGCGAACAGGAGCAGCATGTTCTTCGCATGCGTTTCGGGCTTGAGGGCAACGAACGCCACACGCTTGCCGAGATCGGACGACTCATGGAGGTGTCCCGAGAGCGGGTGCGTCAGGTTGAGCTCAAGGCGCTGCGGAAGCTCCGCAACCTCACCCGTCGTCTTCCCAGCGGCATCTGA
- a CDS encoding NAD(P)H-hydrate dehydratase — protein MWPPADSNHLLVDAASMGAAEQRLFNSGMPVAALMEKVGLVMAAWLLARRDLLWRGVVVLVGPGHNGGDGLVVARELHLAGVDVSLWCPLSLRKPLTEEHLRHGEWLGLRRLADEPDPGGAALWLDAVFGLGQSRPLPASLADLFRRRQQLRPGALISLDVPSGLCSDHGTVLGEQAACASVTLSAGWLKRGLCLDPARPWVGALVRMDLGLPPAVMGNAAAVLPRRLPVSEACSAPLPSLPPTAMKYERGRCLVVAGSDRYPGAAHLALRGAMASGCGCVQAVVPPRLQSSLWQMLPEVMQLEDGVIPERLDAVLVGPGLGEPTHWWNRWSEQMLSVAGLLVLDADGINGLAASPEGWRWLLQRQGPTWLTPHAAEFARLFPDCGAGDALEKAISAARCSRCCILLKGAHSVLADPSGAAVVLTGTTPRVARTGLGDLLAGFATGWGAQAVAAQEEPGLESFSAATALHGLAAARARSSDASTIADCLKINTARCQKKQTTMFNEV, from the coding sequence GTGTGGCCTCCCGCTGATTCCAATCACCTGCTGGTGGATGCCGCGTCCATGGGTGCCGCGGAACAGAGGTTGTTCAACAGCGGAATGCCCGTCGCCGCCTTGATGGAGAAGGTGGGGCTGGTCATGGCGGCTTGGCTGCTGGCACGCCGGGATCTGCTGTGGCGTGGTGTGGTGGTTCTGGTGGGGCCGGGCCACAACGGTGGCGATGGTCTCGTGGTGGCGCGAGAATTGCACCTGGCGGGAGTTGATGTCTCTCTTTGGTGTCCCCTTTCGCTTCGCAAGCCCCTCACTGAAGAGCATCTGCGCCATGGGGAGTGGCTTGGTCTGCGGCGCCTGGCTGACGAGCCCGACCCCGGCGGAGCCGCCCTGTGGCTGGATGCGGTCTTCGGGCTCGGCCAGAGCCGGCCGCTGCCTGCCTCGTTGGCGGATCTGTTCCGGCGCCGTCAACAGCTGCGGCCTGGGGCGTTGATCAGCCTGGATGTGCCCTCGGGCCTTTGTTCCGACCATGGAACGGTGTTGGGTGAGCAGGCGGCCTGTGCTTCGGTCACCCTCAGCGCCGGCTGGTTGAAGCGCGGGCTGTGTCTGGATCCGGCCCGTCCCTGGGTTGGTGCGCTGGTGCGGATGGATCTGGGGTTGCCGCCTGCGGTGATGGGCAACGCTGCGGCGGTTCTGCCGCGCCGCCTGCCGGTGAGCGAGGCCTGCTCGGCCCCGTTACCATCGCTGCCGCCCACAGCGATGAAGTACGAACGGGGCCGCTGCCTGGTGGTGGCGGGCAGTGATCGTTACCCCGGCGCAGCACATCTGGCGCTGCGGGGGGCCATGGCCAGTGGCTGCGGGTGCGTTCAAGCCGTTGTGCCGCCCCGTCTTCAATCCAGCTTGTGGCAGATGTTGCCGGAGGTGATGCAACTGGAGGACGGGGTGATTCCAGAGCGGCTGGATGCGGTGTTGGTCGGGCCCGGGCTGGGGGAGCCCACCCATTGGTGGAACCGATGGTCAGAGCAGATGCTCAGCGTTGCTGGTTTGCTGGTGCTCGATGCCGATGGCATCAATGGTTTGGCGGCAAGCCCTGAGGGATGGCGTTGGTTGTTGCAACGGCAGGGACCGACTTGGCTGACGCCCCATGCGGCCGAGTTTGCGCGGTTGTTTCCAGACTGTGGTGCGGGTGATGCGCTGGAGAAGGCGATTTCCGCGGCCCGCTGCAGTCGTTGCTGCATTTTGCTGAAGGGAGCGCATTCGGTGCTGGCGGATCCATCGGGTGCGGCGGTGGTGCTGACAGGCACGACCCCTCGGGTGGCCCGCACCGGCCTGGGCGACCTGCTGGCCGGTTTTGCCACCGGCTGGGGTGCCCAGGCTGTTGCCGCGCAGGAGGAGCCAGGGCTGGAAAGCTTTTCTGCCGCCACGGCTTTGCATGGATTGGCGGCAGCTCGTGCTCGCTCCAGTGATGCTTCAACGATTGCGGATTGTTTGAAAATCAATACAGCGCGATGTCAGAAAAAGCAAACAACGATGTTCAACGAAGTCTGA
- a CDS encoding phasin family protein, whose amino-acid sequence MDAANPLQQLLLRGLGTTTLVAERLRGVTQNWVSSGRLDPNEASALVDDVLKALRGETPELEQQMGRNLERNRDNLLQDFGVPSQKEVDELRGRIDRLEQQLRQMNRPE is encoded by the coding sequence ATGGATGCCGCGAATCCTCTCCAGCAACTGCTGCTCCGCGGCCTGGGGACGACCACCCTTGTTGCGGAACGTCTGCGCGGCGTCACCCAGAACTGGGTGAGCAGTGGCCGGCTTGATCCAAACGAAGCCTCTGCTCTGGTGGATGACGTGCTCAAAGCCCTCCGCGGTGAAACCCCCGAACTGGAGCAGCAGATGGGGCGCAACTTGGAACGGAACCGCGACAACCTCCTCCAGGACTTTGGCGTTCCCAGCCAGAAGGAAGTGGATGAGCTGCGCGGTCGCATTGATCGGCTTGAACAACAGCTGCGGCAGATGAACCGGCCGGAATGA
- the mnmA gene encoding tRNA 2-thiouridine(34) synthase MnmA: MAVGSTTTRAGEAALERLRHWPGEHRVAVGLSGGVDSSLTAALLVEAGWQVEGLTLWLMSGKGACCAEGLVDAAGICEQLGIPHHVVDTRETFRQEIVQRLVDGYRDGITPLPCSQCNRSVKFGPMLDWALQERKLPRIATGHYARIRHGGDRGRHQLLRGLDTRKDQSYFLYDLPQEVLGRIVFPLGELTKPDTRLEAARHGLRTAEKPESQDLCLADHHGSMRAFLDAYLPPRQGEIVLADGTVVGEHDGIEHFTIGQRKGLGVAWREPLHVIRLDAAMNRVVVAPRAEAGRNSCVVGAVNWVSIDPIEAPRTIEVQVRYRSTPVRAELSPLPAIEADQQRERPHRCRLSFEEEQFSITPGQAAVFYDGETVLGGGLIQRE, encoded by the coding sequence ATGGCCGTCGGATCCACCACAACCCGCGCTGGAGAGGCTGCTCTTGAGCGGCTCCGGCACTGGCCCGGTGAGCATCGCGTGGCCGTTGGTCTCTCCGGCGGCGTCGACAGTTCCCTGACGGCGGCACTGCTGGTGGAAGCGGGCTGGCAGGTGGAAGGCCTGACGCTCTGGCTGATGAGCGGGAAAGGGGCCTGTTGTGCGGAGGGGCTGGTGGATGCGGCCGGAATCTGTGAACAGCTCGGCATTCCCCACCACGTGGTGGACACGCGGGAGACCTTCCGACAGGAGATCGTGCAACGGCTGGTGGATGGCTATCGCGATGGGATCACGCCATTGCCCTGCTCCCAGTGCAATCGATCGGTGAAGTTCGGACCGATGCTCGATTGGGCTCTGCAGGAGCGCAAGCTGCCCCGCATCGCCACCGGCCACTACGCCCGGATCCGTCATGGCGGCGATCGAGGGCGACATCAGCTGCTGCGGGGCCTCGACACCCGCAAGGACCAGAGCTATTTCCTCTACGACCTGCCCCAGGAGGTTCTCGGGCGCATCGTTTTTCCCTTGGGGGAGCTGACCAAACCCGACACGCGGCTCGAAGCCGCCCGACACGGTCTGCGCACCGCAGAAAAACCGGAGAGTCAGGATCTTTGCCTGGCCGACCACCACGGATCGATGCGGGCCTTCCTGGATGCCTATCTGCCACCGCGGCAGGGGGAAATCGTGCTGGCCGATGGAACCGTTGTGGGCGAGCACGACGGCATCGAACACTTCACCATCGGTCAGCGCAAAGGGCTCGGTGTGGCCTGGCGCGAGCCCCTTCACGTCATCCGTCTGGATGCTGCAATGAATCGGGTGGTCGTGGCACCCCGGGCCGAGGCCGGCCGAAACAGCTGCGTGGTGGGCGCGGTGAACTGGGTCTCGATTGACCCGATCGAGGCGCCGCGAACCATTGAGGTGCAGGTGCGCTACCGCAGTACACCGGTGCGTGCGGAGCTTTCACCCCTTCCGGCCATCGAGGCCGATCAGCAGCGGGAGCGGCCCCACCGCTGCCGTCTCAGCTTTGAGGAGGAGCAGTTCTCGATCACACCAGGCCAGGCGGCGGTGTTCTACGACGGTGAAACCGTTCTGGGTGGGGGGCTGATCCAACGGGAATAG
- a CDS encoding apolipoprotein N-acyltransferase translates to MGNHQLQAGTRALLGGVLAGTAPSLGGPLLMVPALALLWSVAERPRWSAGWGLLAVLISHRWLLALHPLTWMGVPAWLSLPVALALWLACGSLAALLLAGWSVLAWRLPHHWPRPVRLMLLAGVWALAELVLSGSPLFWIGVGDTTLPWDRPLAGLARWFGSGGLTWLQLCWGCCLLALFEQPAAWRRWGLLGLASVLLAHGLGSWLLSAPPPPVGSVALGVWQPAVPTREKFDLERQQALPMALVEAMRQLEPNNPAAVVAPEGALPARFQLPAEAPAVPLISGGFRWVRGQQRSSLVLYEPPDWFPVPLADKHRLVPIGEWMPPLPAGLTAGLSAVGGLSPGPAPRTMAVLEPPAAVAICYEIADGLALARAAADGATWLLAIANLDPYPLQLQEQFLALAQLRAIETGRDLLSVGNTGPTALISANGTVQRLLAPEAPGVAEAVVQVRQRVTPYSRWISPPPRTVSPS, encoded by the coding sequence ATGGGCAATCACCAACTGCAGGCCGGAACGCGCGCCCTGCTCGGAGGCGTCCTGGCGGGCACAGCTCCATCCCTGGGCGGGCCATTGTTGATGGTCCCCGCCCTGGCGCTGCTCTGGTCCGTGGCTGAACGACCCCGTTGGTCGGCGGGCTGGGGACTGCTGGCCGTTTTGATCAGTCACCGTTGGCTGCTGGCCCTGCACCCCCTCACCTGGATGGGCGTCCCCGCCTGGCTCAGCCTGCCTGTGGCCCTGGCCCTCTGGCTGGCCTGCGGGAGCCTTGCCGCTCTGCTTCTGGCCGGATGGTCTGTGCTGGCGTGGCGGTTGCCTCATCACTGGCCGCGTCCAGTGCGGCTGATGTTGCTGGCCGGGGTCTGGGCCCTTGCCGAACTGGTGCTTTCGGGTTCGCCGCTGTTCTGGATCGGCGTCGGCGACACCACCCTGCCCTGGGACCGTCCCCTGGCGGGATTAGCCCGCTGGTTCGGTTCCGGAGGGCTGACATGGCTGCAGTTGTGCTGGGGCTGCTGCCTGCTGGCGCTGTTCGAGCAACCCGCTGCCTGGCGTCGCTGGGGCCTGCTCGGATTGGCCAGTGTGCTTCTGGCCCATGGTTTGGGCAGCTGGCTGTTGTCGGCGCCGCCGCCGCCGGTCGGCTCCGTTGCTCTGGGGGTCTGGCAACCCGCCGTTCCCACCCGAGAAAAATTCGATCTGGAGCGTCAACAGGCGCTTCCAATGGCTCTGGTGGAGGCGATGCGTCAGCTGGAGCCCAACAATCCGGCTGCTGTGGTGGCTCCGGAGGGAGCGCTGCCGGCGCGTTTTCAGCTGCCGGCCGAAGCTCCAGCCGTTCCTCTGATCAGTGGCGGATTCCGTTGGGTGCGGGGTCAGCAACGCAGTTCTTTGGTGCTGTACGAGCCGCCCGACTGGTTTCCCGTTCCTCTTGCTGACAAGCACCGTCTCGTGCCGATCGGGGAATGGATGCCACCCTTGCCTGCCGGGCTGACGGCGGGACTGTCTGCGGTGGGGGGACTGTCCCCCGGTCCGGCCCCGAGAACGATGGCGGTGCTGGAGCCGCCGGCTGCCGTGGCGATCTGCTACGAGATCGCCGATGGCCTGGCTCTGGCCCGCGCCGCTGCGGATGGAGCGACCTGGCTCCTGGCCATCGCCAATCTCGACCCCTACCCGCTCCAGTTGCAGGAGCAGTTTCTGGCTCTGGCGCAGTTACGGGCCATCGAGACAGGACGGGATCTGCTCAGCGTTGGCAACACGGGCCCCACGGCGCTGATTTCGGCCAATGGGACGGTGCAGAGGTTGTTAGCGCCTGAAGCCCCGGGGGTCGCCGAGGCCGTCGTTCAGGTCCGCCAGCGCGTCACGCCCTATTCCCGTTGGATCAGCCCCCCACCCAGAACGGTTTCACCGTCGTAG